The sequence below is a genomic window from Gossypium hirsutum isolate 1008001.06 chromosome A11, Gossypium_hirsutum_v2.1, whole genome shotgun sequence.
gccgtgtgagggacatgggccatgGATACGGGAGTGTGTCAGGCCGTgcgaaaacccctgtaggttcgaattgaacAATAAAtctacacgggcatgtccctagatgcttaggccatgtgagccacacgggccatcaacataACCATGTTTAGgtttcacacgggcatgttgcctttccacataggcgtgtgccctgtttcaaaagTCATTTTTATATAGTTGGTTAAAGGACTCGAGTTCGTCCCGAGtggtttccaatggatgtttggggTCTCGTAAGCCCATGTTAAAGAAGTTTAGACATATttcgaaaaagttttaaatttgagcaagTTTTGATGACTCGAAAGTGTGGTATGCACGTGTTCAAGTttagtaacgcctcgtattccaTCCCGGTGTAGGGcatgggtgtggggtgttacattacatgAACCTTATATGTTTGAACTTGGAAAGATGGTAATTTGATAGGTAAAGATTGGTGAATGGCTTGAATGAGTTAGGTTTCGATTATGTGTGGTGCCAATTGAGCATGGATTGTAAATATGTTATAAACTTAACTTGGTAAGGTTCGGTATAATTTGatgcatggatgaaatttgtaTAGTTATGTGGTTGTAAAAATTTGTTTGATTGGAAGTATTGAATGTGTACTTTGCACTTGTAGTCCTTGAACTCTTTGCAGGTGTTGAAAAttaatccttaaacttttaattttaataatttgatttttgatattttatttaaaattagagtttaattgataatattattaaaggAAATTCGATtaggtttaaaaaaaattgcttGCATGACCAATTTAAGGCGACTTGGAAGGCATGTAAGCAAATAAAATTGTTTACATGGCTGATCTAttcatagaaaaataaaacttaaacacatagaaaaataaaacttaaaacacatacacagaaaaaaaaaactattgacTTTCACTTTCGGCTTGAAAGGTGCATTCTTTTTACTTATTTGGTTTTTTAAGCATTTGGGGACATGAGCAAATTTACTTTTTCAGAAaaatatcacataatttaattgaacgagattcatttaattttgttataaaaatagatttcaaattttaaattaaaagtgTAGAGtgtttaaatttttagaattaaaattgagTGATTGAGTTTTAAATGcacgaaaaatataaaagttaaagaGTATAATTAAAGCaaggaaataaattatatatatatattgaagacttgatttgttttatatatttgatCTCATAATTGTATATTTCTATTTGAATTTGTAGGACACGAGGGACACGCTATATAAAATGATAGTATGTCAACTCTTTACATGTGGGAGAtgctatataaaattataataattatagtaAACCTTTTTACAAACAGGAAGAAGCCCGGAAAAAAAGCTAAGATCGGATTATAAATTCTTTTTGAAGGATGAAATTACaagtttattataatattaaactaCAATTTCTGAATAGAAAATTGCAATTGTAGcgattccattattattttaaccATTCATTTTGATTTGCAAGTGGGGAATAACCAAGGTGCCACTCATGTATAAAGTCGAGCATTGTCTAGATGTGAAATACAAATAATCAAAGCACATACAGTTTCCGACATCtccattattattttgtttacatCAGAAAAAAAGAAGACAGATATGAGCTCAAGAACTGGGGCTAAGGTGCCGGTCATAGATTTCTCAAACCAGAACCTGAAACCGAGCAGTCCTGAATGGGATTTGTTGAAGTTCCAAGTCCGGGAAGCATTGGAGGAGTACGGCTGTTTTGAGGCCTCGTTTGACCAACTCCTGGAGCTTCGGCAGCCAGTTTTAGAAGCCTTGAAACAGCTATTTGACTTGCCTTTCCAAACAAAACAGCTTTGTGTTTCCGAAAACCCCTTCGTGCCTATCATGGGTCTCAATCAAGATTGTATGACAGCATCTCCACTGATGATGCACATATTGCTGAAAACATTGAACAATGCCTCACAACCACTTTGTGGCCTCAAGGGAACATAAGCTTCAGGTACTTCCACTCACTTGCAAAAAACCCTTTAGCTAAACTACTACACTTTTATTGATTATCTGCTCTGTATTTGGCAGTAAAACTCTGGCATCATTCACTCAGTTAGCATTAGGATTAGAGAAGACAATTCTGAGGATGATTTTAGAGAGTTTTGGGCTTGAGAAATACATGGATGAACTTGTGGACTTAACAAATAATCACCTGAGGGCCATGAAATACGGAAGGCCAAACACCAGCGAGCCGACCCTTGGGATACCGCAGCACTGTGATAATACTATATTGACTCTTTTGTCTCAATTAAATGAGGTTCAAGGATTGGAGATCCAAAACAAAAATGGCGAATGGATGAATTTAAATCCTTCACCCAACTCTTTCGTAGTCATGCTTGGAGAATCCTTCAGCGTAAGTCACTTGTATATAAATAGCTCGACTTAAACGAAAGCTCAATGTAGATAGAAAGTAAATTTTGTACTGTTGCAGATATGGTTGAATGGTCGACTGTCTTCTTGTTATCATCGCGTACTGATGGAGGGAAACGAGGCCAGGTATAGCATCGGATTGTTTGCAAGGCCAAGAGGTGGGTACCTAGTAAAGGTTCCTAAAGAGCTTGTTGATGACAAAAATCCGATGCTCTTCAAACCCTTTGACCTGGaagaatttttgaaaacttacTCCCCCCAGATTGTTCAAGAACGTGGTAAATCTGCTCTTATAGCTTACTGCAGTGTCTAAGATTTGggcataaataattttatataaaataaataattcgtGGTCTCTCTCTATGTAATATAATAAAGGTTATTCCAACTCAACATTGAAGTTGGCCAAATCAACTGTGTGCTAAAAGGGTTGTAAAAGGGTTAATGATGGTAACAACAAATTACATATTTAGAGTGTGTTTTTTCTTTCCAATTAgctggaaaaaaaataaagtgatgtatatttttaaccttaatctcattatatgtttttattatatctgttttttttttgtatgatgcttaaaattatttataattctttCTTCAATAAAATAATGTACTTCAATGCACTCGAATTCATTTACTACCATACTAATAACAATACCAATATCAATCAAACAAGACTCAATTGACAAAATGAAATAATACTTATTTGGTCTTAccttttatatttctatataatttgtataatttttacaTGTTACTCATTTATTTTTGTCCATTTTGTACGTTTGCGTATTCGTGATGTTATTTTTTCATTATGGTGTTGGTATTATATTTTTGTACTTATAGTATTATAAATTTGTATATGCATCTAAATGTTAATAATCATTTTATagatatttttttgtgtttgtaaaAGTGTCATGTTGATGTTATTTTTTGTGTTGTAtgatatttttcataatttatcataataataaattttctttccatgTCGTGTTTGAGTTATGTCTTATTTCATATGATATTTTACACACTTTATTATAATGACGCAATTTAAAGAAAACTATATGTTTATACTATATTTCACATCATGTTTTAATGCATCTCAACTATTATTACCTAGTAATTCCTTTTAATGTAGATTGAGTTAATGTAATATTCAGGTAATTTTTGTGTCaattatattttaactattttttatattatttttttagtttatttcatgttttgtataaTTTGTTGTAGTAaatcaattttaacttaaaatttatttgtttgaggatatgatcatttcaatatatattaatataaatattatgtgtATTCTAATAAGTTTTAGATATAATAATAAGGCACATTATATTCCTAATAagagaattcaaaatttgaacttTAGAGACAACATTCTAGAGAGTTTCAAGCACGAATACTAAAGATACAATGGATTCATGCACAAAAAAATGCAAttaatatgattaatattttatcaaaatttcatgttttattcacgTGGATCATGGGTAGATTAAAAATTTCTAAgttcttttttcaatttaatagaGATATTGGATAGGTTTGAAATTTTGTATCCAtaacaagtacaattatattgataaaaatatataaagctAATTTAGTTTTACATTAGTATAATTAAATCCCTACCCGTAAATATATTATGGCTAAAAATAATTGttacttgaaaaaaaatataaaatcggACCGTTGATCGAATCAATTAGACCACCAATTCttgtttcaattaatttaattagtctaAAGTTTATTCaaccatatatataataaaatattatttttaagttgatagacgttgaatttaaataaacaatcttttatttaacttttttttcatatttagaaaatggaaattgaataaaacaaaattttgataattatttaataaacatGTAGTAGAAATCTTTAACTCCACAAGTAAAATTAAGATTTTGtcacatgttttatttttatttttttttcattttttaattacaactTAAGGATACATGGCAAAATCTCATCTTCGTTTGTGGAGTTAAAAAATTTCATGACCAATGTACCAAATAATTATCCtataattttataagaaaatatttggtacactgttagtagagtttttagactccacaagcaaAGTCAGGGGGTTGACAAGTATCCTATAGAGGTATagtataatgttaaaaaaaaagacatataacaaaaagtacATTGTCATTGTACTAAATATTTAACACCTCATACCCAACTTGGTCGCTAGGTCCGAGCTACAAGACGTTACATCCATTGTCGGAGCAACTACGATCAATTATATACGCAACTGAACCATTTATACATGTAAAAAAGCATATTACACATTCATAATATTCTACATAATCATTTctgggtcttatacgagcttacaaaacCTTTTTACTAATCTAAGGTTGAATTAGaaccaaattataaaatttgtaaaatataggGTTGAAAACACGAATTCAAGGAGGTTTCTCATTGTAACGCAACTCATTGATGATTTCTCATCGTGACGAAAAGGGTTCGACGTCACGGCA
It includes:
- the LOC107957403 gene encoding probable 2-oxoglutarate-dependent dioxygenase AOP1.2 → MSSRTGAKVPVIDFSNQNLKPSSPEWDLLKFQVREALEEYGSLCFRKPLRAYHGSQSRLYDSISTDDAHIAENIEQCLTTTLWPQGNISFSKTLASFTQLALGLEKTILRMILESFGLEKYMDELVDLTNNHLRAMKYGRPNTSEPTLGIPQHCDNTILTLLSQLNEVQGLEIQNKNGEWMNLNPSPNSFVVMLGESFSIWLNGRLSSCYHRVLMEGNEARYSIGLFARPRGGYLVKVPKELVDDKNPMLFKPFDLEEFLKTYSPQIVQERGKSALIAYCSV